A DNA window from Pseudoalteromonas spongiae UST010723-006 contains the following coding sequences:
- the aroB gene encoding 3-dehydroquinate synthase produces the protein MLELSVNLGERSYPIYIAQNNLTDSPNLSNILAGRKLVIVSNETIAPIYLDKFTSQLPKNDFLSCIIPDGEQFKSLEYFEFINRFLLEHNCGRDTCLIALGGGVIGDLTGFVAACYQRGIDFIQVPTTLLSQVDSSVGGKTAVNHPLGKNMIGAFYQPKAVYIDNNTLSTLPNREFAAGIAEVIKYGLIYDVDFFKYIEDNVAEIKAHNSEQLSQIIYRCCEIKAEIVAQDEKEAGLRALLNLGHTFGHAIEAEMGYGNWLHGEAVATGMVLASQLAYLRGKLSEAELKRIVNLIAEFELPVSAPASMSCDDFVKHMVKDKKNKQGVIRFIIPSKFGGCELVDDVTQQELEELFKLHAN, from the coding sequence ATGCTTGAATTATCAGTTAATTTGGGTGAGCGCAGCTACCCGATTTATATTGCACAAAACAATCTTACCGACAGTCCAAATTTATCCAATATTTTGGCAGGTCGTAAATTGGTGATTGTTTCAAATGAAACAATCGCTCCTATCTATCTAGATAAATTTACATCCCAATTACCAAAGAATGACTTTCTTTCTTGCATCATTCCCGATGGTGAGCAATTTAAATCTCTAGAATACTTCGAATTTATTAATCGCTTTCTGTTAGAGCATAATTGTGGCCGTGATACTTGCCTAATTGCGCTTGGTGGAGGTGTGATTGGTGATCTTACTGGTTTTGTTGCTGCATGTTACCAGCGTGGAATTGATTTTATCCAAGTACCAACCACACTACTTTCACAGGTGGATTCATCCGTTGGCGGGAAAACCGCGGTTAATCACCCGCTTGGTAAAAATATGATAGGTGCGTTTTACCAACCAAAAGCTGTTTATATCGATAACAACACACTTAGTACGTTACCAAACAGAGAATTCGCTGCAGGTATCGCAGAAGTGATTAAATATGGGTTAATTTACGATGTTGATTTCTTTAAATACATTGAAGATAACGTCGCTGAAATAAAAGCGCATAACTCGGAACAATTAAGCCAAATTATTTATCGCTGCTGTGAAATAAAAGCAGAAATCGTTGCGCAAGATGAAAAAGAAGCAGGTTTACGTGCATTGCTAAACCTTGGTCATACTTTTGGTCACGCAATTGAAGCTGAGATGGGATATGGTAACTGGTTACACGGCGAAGCAGTTGCAACTGGTATGGTTTTAGCATCCCAATTAGCATACCTAAGAGGCAAGCTATCAGAGGCAGAATTGAAACGTATTGTAAACTTGATTGCAGAATTTGAATTGCCGGTTAGCGCACCAGCGTCAATGTCGTGTGATGATTTTGTAAAACACATGGTTAAAGACAAGAAAAATAAGCAAGGCGTTATTCGATTCATTATTCCAAGCAAGTTTGGTGGCTGCGAGTTAGTTGATGATGTAACTCAGCAAGAGCTAGAAGAGTTATTTAAGCTGCATGCAAACTAA
- the aroK gene encoding shikimate kinase AroK produces the protein MAEKRNIFLVGPMGAGKSTIGRHLADQLHLEFFDSDQEIERRTGADIAWVFDIEGEEGFRRREESVISDLTEKQGIVLATGGGSIISKDVRNKLSARGIVVYLETPIEKQLARTQRDKKRPLLQTEEAPKDVLVRLADERNPLYVEVSDFVVRTDEQSAKVVANQIIEKINF, from the coding sequence ATGGCTGAAAAACGTAATATATTTCTAGTGGGCCCAATGGGCGCAGGTAAAAGCACTATTGGTCGTCACCTTGCAGACCAACTTCATTTAGAGTTTTTTGACTCAGACCAAGAGATCGAGCGTCGCACTGGTGCGGATATCGCTTGGGTTTTTGATATTGAAGGTGAAGAAGGGTTTCGTCGCAGAGAAGAATCTGTTATTTCCGACTTAACAGAAAAGCAAGGGATCGTACTAGCAACAGGCGGTGGCTCTATTATTAGTAAAGATGTACGTAATAAGTTATCTGCTCGTGGTATTGTTGTTTACTTAGAGACACCAATTGAGAAACAACTAGCGCGTACACAACGCGATAAGAAACGTCCGTTGCTTCAAACTGAAGAAGCGCCTAAAGATGTGTTAGTTCGTCTTGCTGATGAGCGTAACCCTCTTTACGTTGAAGTTTCAGATTTTGTTGTTCGTACTGATGAACAAAGTGCAAAAGTAGTTGCTAATCAAATTATCGAAAAGATAAATTTCTAA
- a CDS encoding type IV pilus secretin PilQ, producing MRQVNNKGFNNMRLAVGLLRKGFSTLLAAGLLVLSFGASAVPLLYDVRYNPLLDGETEIEFVFDEEIYVEPKIQVFSEPARIELFFDEADFEENLTEVLINKAGVKRVTHAFENDGFKVTVFLDYLKIYQTRVDKNLFYLHVSDNPTQDVAETSAVEDSSSYINKIQAIDFRRGESGEARVMIFLQENMAAIDVSEKAGKIVAEFHNTDILDDLLYQLDVMDFGTVVSTVETFKDGINSRIVIDTTTGFDYNYQQLDNIFTLTVEKDESKRSFLGDGKDYQGKPMSLNFQDISIRQVLQIIAQYNNFNLVTSDSVEGNITLRLDGVPWDQALDVVLRMKGLDKRMDGSILMVAPTEELASREARELEVKQKVAELEPLYSEYIQLNYAKAKDFSELLKFEGNSILSSRGSVSVDERTNTLLIKDTATSIESVRRMIENLDIPVKQVKIESRMVTVRDNVQEDLGIRWGFSDQQNSDGVSGTLEGANNIANGIIPALSDRLNVNLPIANPAGSIGIHVAKLADGTLIDLELSALEQENKAEIIASPSITTANQKEARIEQGTEIPYVQAASSGATTVEFKKAVLSLEVTPQITPDDKIILDLVITQDTRGDTVQTPTGPAVAIDTQEIRTQVLVDNGQTIVLGGIYQQQIVSNTKKVPLLGDIPYLGYLFQSNSEFNEKKELLIFVTPKILNESL from the coding sequence ATGCGTCAAGTTAATAATAAAGGGTTTAATAATATGCGATTAGCAGTAGGTCTACTTCGTAAAGGCTTTTCAACTTTACTAGCAGCAGGTTTATTGGTGCTTTCATTTGGGGCGTCGGCTGTTCCGCTGCTATATGATGTGCGCTATAACCCATTACTCGATGGCGAAACAGAAATCGAATTCGTATTCGATGAAGAAATTTATGTCGAACCAAAAATTCAGGTGTTTTCAGAACCAGCACGTATCGAATTGTTTTTCGACGAAGCTGACTTTGAGGAAAACTTAACAGAAGTTTTGATTAACAAAGCTGGTGTTAAACGTGTAACCCACGCATTTGAAAATGATGGTTTTAAAGTAACTGTATTTTTAGATTATCTTAAAATTTATCAAACACGCGTAGATAAGAACCTTTTCTACTTACATGTAAGCGATAACCCAACGCAAGATGTAGCGGAGACTTCAGCAGTTGAAGACAGCTCAAGCTATATCAACAAAATTCAAGCAATTGATTTCCGCCGCGGTGAAAGTGGTGAAGCTCGCGTTATGATTTTCTTACAAGAAAACATGGCAGCTATCGATGTAAGCGAAAAGGCGGGTAAAATTGTTGCTGAGTTCCATAATACCGACATTCTTGATGACCTTCTTTATCAGCTAGATGTAATGGATTTTGGTACGGTCGTTAGCACTGTTGAAACATTTAAAGATGGTATTAATAGCCGTATTGTTATCGATACAACAACTGGCTTCGATTATAACTACCAACAATTGGATAATATCTTCACGTTAACAGTTGAAAAAGATGAATCAAAGCGCAGCTTCCTAGGTGACGGCAAAGATTACCAAGGTAAGCCGATGTCGCTTAACTTCCAAGATATTTCTATTCGTCAAGTACTACAAATTATTGCGCAGTATAACAATTTTAACTTAGTAACAAGTGACTCAGTTGAAGGTAACATCACACTGCGTTTAGATGGTGTGCCATGGGACCAAGCGCTTGATGTAGTACTTCGTATGAAGGGCCTTGACAAGCGTATGGATGGTTCAATTTTGATGGTTGCACCAACAGAAGAGCTTGCGTCTCGTGAAGCTAGAGAGTTAGAAGTGAAGCAGAAAGTTGCTGAGTTAGAGCCACTTTATAGTGAATATATTCAGTTAAATTACGCAAAGGCAAAAGACTTCTCTGAACTACTTAAGTTTGAAGGTAATAGTATTTTATCTAGCCGTGGTTCTGTTTCGGTGGATGAGCGTACAAATACACTTTTAATTAAAGACACTGCTACTAGTATCGAAAGTGTTCGTCGTATGATTGAGAATTTAGATATTCCTGTTAAACAGGTTAAAATTGAATCTCGCATGGTAACCGTTCGTGATAATGTACAAGAAGACTTAGGTATTCGTTGGGGTTTTAGTGATCAGCAAAATTCTGATGGCGTTTCAGGCACGCTTGAAGGGGCTAATAATATCGCAAATGGAATTATCCCTGCGCTGAGTGACCGCTTGAACGTTAACTTACCGATCGCTAACCCAGCAGGTAGTATTGGTATTCATGTAGCTAAGCTCGCGGATGGCACACTAATTGACTTAGAACTATCAGCACTTGAGCAAGAAAATAAAGCGGAAATCATTGCAAGCCCAAGTATTACTACGGCAAACCAAAAAGAAGCACGCATTGAACAGGGTACTGAAATTCCTTACGTTCAAGCAGCTTCAAGTGGTGCAACAACGGTTGAGTTCAAAAAAGCTGTATTAAGCTTAGAGGTAACACCACAAATTACACCTGATGATAAGATTATCTTAGATCTTGTTATTACTCAGGATACGCGTGGTGATACGGTGCAAACGCCAACAGGTCCAGCTGTAGCGATTGATACGCAAGAAATCCGCACACAAGTACTTGTTGATAATGGCCAAACCATTGTGTTAGGTGGTATTTACCAACAGCAGATTGTGAGCAACACTAAGAAAGTTCCTCTGTTAGGTGATATTCCTTACCTTGGTTACTTGTTCCAATCAAATAGTGAATTTAATGAGAAGAAAGAGTTACTTATCTTTGTAACTCCTAAAATTCTTAATGAATCTTTGTAA
- a CDS encoding pilus assembly protein PilP, with protein sequence MKKLAILALPLILSGCFDDLTEQQEFINQVRANTNNNVEPIPEIKNFNHFAYTASEKRSPFVAPKPEVIQDRLLQVQNCLHPDPRRRKEALERFPLENLQMRGTIGSATELLALITAPDNSLHEIGVGERMGLFNGKVTQVQNGFIELLELIPDGAGCWKERLTKVEIVEAGSNASS encoded by the coding sequence ATGAAAAAATTAGCTATTTTAGCTTTGCCTCTAATTCTTAGTGGCTGCTTTGATGATTTAACGGAACAACAAGAATTTATTAATCAGGTGCGTGCTAATACTAATAATAACGTAGAGCCAATTCCTGAAATTAAGAACTTTAACCACTTTGCTTACACTGCCAGCGAAAAGCGAAGCCCTTTTGTAGCACCAAAACCAGAGGTAATTCAGGATCGATTATTGCAAGTTCAAAACTGCTTGCACCCTGACCCTCGTCGTAGAAAAGAAGCGTTGGAGCGTTTCCCGTTAGAAAATCTACAAATGCGTGGCACAATTGGCTCAGCAACAGAGCTGTTAGCACTTATTACAGCTCCAGATAACTCATTGCATGAAATTGGTGTTGGTGAGCGAATGGGACTATTTAATGGCAAGGTAACTCAGGTACAGAATGGCTTTATTGAGCTGCTAGAATTAATACCTGATGGTGCAGGATGTTGGAAAGAACGCCTGACGAAAGTGGAAATCGTGGAGGCAGGTAGCAATGCGTCAAGTTAA
- a CDS encoding type 4a pilus biogenesis protein PilO, giving the protein MNIDLKSLNEIDLDELDLENVGSWPLAVKVIVCCIAAGLVAFFTYSMLVSSEIEAYERAQQKEQELRASYRQKYDVASKLEIYRQQMVEMEEKFSQLLKRLPTSSETPGLIEDLSYIGTSSGLTFHKVEWMPEIEKEFYTELPIKIEVVGSYHDFGEFVSKVAELPRIISLHDFTIEGGEQQEQLEFSVVAKTYRYEGERE; this is encoded by the coding sequence ATGAATATCGACTTAAAATCGCTAAATGAAATCGATTTAGATGAGTTAGATTTAGAGAACGTTGGTAGTTGGCCACTTGCTGTTAAAGTTATCGTTTGCTGTATCGCTGCAGGCTTAGTTGCGTTTTTTACATATTCAATGTTGGTTTCAAGTGAAATTGAAGCCTATGAAAGAGCACAACAAAAAGAGCAAGAATTGCGAGCTTCTTATCGTCAAAAGTATGACGTAGCTAGTAAGTTAGAAATTTATCGTCAACAAATGGTTGAAATGGAAGAGAAGTTTTCACAGCTTTTAAAACGTCTTCCTACATCAAGTGAAACACCAGGCTTAATTGAAGATTTATCTTACATTGGAACTTCAAGCGGTTTAACGTTCCACAAAGTTGAATGGATGCCTGAGATTGAAAAAGAGTTCTACACTGAGTTACCAATTAAAATCGAAGTGGTAGGTAGTTACCATGATTTTGGTGAGTTTGTAAGTAAAGTAGCTGAGTTACCTCGTATTATCAGCTTACATGACTTCACAATTGAAGGTGGAGAACAACAAGAGCAGTTGGAGTTTAGCGTAGTTGCTAAAACCTACCGCTACGAAGGGGAGCGCGAATGA
- a CDS encoding PilN domain-containing protein: protein MPHINLLAWRDASRKEAQKQFVSILVLVVIVAFGSMFALSMFYGALKDGQNVRNNFLTSEIALLDQRIKDINELDKRKASLQQRMRLIEELQSNRNLGTQIMDEVALVVPSGVYLTSLERRDRALQIVGKSESHNRVSAMLRKLEESYLFEDAIMQVIEAGDQELRLLNDFNLRFRVKPFEEISEVQK from the coding sequence ATGCCACATATAAACCTCTTGGCGTGGCGTGATGCGTCGCGCAAGGAAGCACAAAAGCAGTTTGTTAGTATACTTGTGCTCGTTGTTATTGTTGCGTTTGGCAGTATGTTTGCTCTAAGTATGTTCTATGGTGCATTAAAAGATGGCCAAAATGTGCGTAATAACTTCCTTACTTCAGAAATAGCATTATTAGATCAGCGAATTAAAGATATTAATGAGCTAGATAAACGAAAAGCTAGTTTGCAACAACGTATGCGCCTTATTGAAGAATTACAGAGTAACCGAAACCTTGGTACACAGATTATGGACGAGGTTGCATTGGTAGTTCCTTCAGGTGTTTACTTAACAAGCTTAGAGCGTCGCGACCGTGCGCTTCAAATCGTAGGTAAAAGTGAATCACATAACCGTGTATCTGCTATGTTACGTAAGCTTGAAGAGTCATATTTATTTGAAGATGCAATTATGCAAGTGATTGAAGCAGGCGACCAAGAGCTGCGTTTGCTTAACGATTTTAACCTAAGGTTTAGAGTTAAGCCGTTCGAAGAAATTAGCGAGGTTCAAAAATGA
- a CDS encoding pilus assembly protein PilM: MIGQLFKKPQPLMVGIDIGSHSVKAVLLSQKDTHYRLEAFAVEPMPKGAMAERTIQDIEAVGRVINKIRKKLPKNITEAATAVSGQAVITKVIFMDVALTDAELESQIEIEADSLIPYPLDEVSLDFEKLDVNDADPSKVNVLLSAARTESVEARAGAVESGGFVPKVVDVEAYALSRNLELCYDFLPEDAANKVVAFIDVGATMTLISVTQNGETLYTRDQVFGGEQYTQSIVSYYNKSFDEAELAKTSGDLPPNYTFEVLAPFQTSFLQQVRRAIQMFLTTSGKDQVDYIVLSGGTSLISGLDKLLIDELGIHSVIMNPFEKMELAPGVDRESLEKNQAQLAVATGLALRSFSPCHI; this comes from the coding sequence ATGATAGGTCAACTGTTTAAAAAACCACAGCCTCTGATGGTTGGTATTGATATTGGCTCTCATTCGGTTAAAGCCGTGCTATTAAGCCAAAAAGACACTCATTATCGACTTGAAGCGTTTGCTGTCGAGCCAATGCCTAAAGGGGCAATGGCAGAAAGGACGATCCAAGATATTGAAGCTGTTGGTCGTGTAATCAATAAAATTCGTAAAAAACTCCCCAAAAATATCACAGAAGCAGCAACAGCAGTATCTGGTCAGGCGGTTATCACGAAAGTTATTTTTATGGATGTAGCCTTAACGGATGCTGAATTAGAATCTCAAATAGAAATTGAAGCGGACAGCTTAATTCCTTATCCACTTGATGAAGTGAGTTTAGATTTTGAAAAGCTTGATGTAAACGATGCTGATCCATCAAAAGTAAACGTTTTACTTTCGGCTGCGCGTACAGAGAGTGTTGAAGCGCGTGCAGGAGCTGTTGAGTCAGGTGGCTTTGTGCCAAAAGTTGTTGATGTTGAAGCGTACGCGTTAAGTCGTAACCTTGAACTGTGTTACGACTTCTTACCAGAAGACGCTGCAAACAAGGTGGTTGCCTTTATTGATGTAGGCGCAACGATGACCCTTATCAGCGTAACGCAGAACGGTGAGACGTTGTATACCCGAGATCAGGTTTTTGGTGGCGAACAATATACGCAAAGTATTGTTTCTTATTACAATAAGAGTTTTGATGAAGCGGAACTTGCAAAAACGTCTGGTGACTTACCACCAAACTATACGTTTGAAGTGTTAGCACCGTTCCAAACATCATTTTTGCAACAGGTTCGTCGTGCCATCCAAATGTTCTTAACCACAAGTGGTAAAGACCAAGTTGACTATATTGTTTTATCAGGTGGTACCTCGTTAATCTCTGGCTTAGATAAGCTACTGATTGATGAGTTAGGTATTCATTCCGTCATTATGAATCCATTTGAAAAGATGGAGCTAGCACCGGGCGTGGACCGTGAATCTTTAGAGAAGAACCAAGCACAGTTAGCAGTAGCGACGGGCTTAGCACTAAGGAGTTTTTCACCATGCCACATATAA
- a CDS encoding penicillin-binding protein 1A, which yields MAFIKNFLRFIIICTILGTFAVVILYFYVKPELPSVAVLKDVQLQTPMQVFTKDGQLINQFGEKKRIPVTIDQIPQDFLNAILATEDNRFYDHPGIDPIGIVRSAIVLITTGEKKQGASTITMQTARNFFLTREKAYMRKIKEIFIALHIESLMTKDEILALYLNKIELGHRAFGVGAAAQVYYGKDLDQLNLPQLAMIAGLPKAPSSLNPISNPTRAKHRRNVVLSRMLVEGYISQAQFDEASKAPITAKKHGAEIEFSSPYISEMIRADMVARFGLDGAYNNGYKVYATITAKNQAAAQKALMDNIHNYDHRHGFRGVNIYLWNSETDTAWQRNEILSYLESVNEIGYLKAAVIEQIDEQNAYAVLKNGNSITIPWDGLKWARPYISHSRQGKPPETTSDILYPGAFVWLQQNEDGQYKLSQMPDVSSAIVSLNPQTGAIESLVGGYSFELSQYNRATQAKRQVGSNIKPFLYSAAIEHGYSLGSIINDAPINSWNSAQRIAWRPENSPANYDGPIRVRRALAQSKNVVAVRLLRGIGARETVDHLLKFGFSPEDIKPHEALSLGAASLTPLEVARGMATFANGGHLIEPYFIDRIEDAEGNIVYKSQPLVVCNQCSAEEVRDSFHYAPRVISEQNAFLIADAMNTAIYGEPGWLGTGWRAKDLKRNDLSGKTGTTNDIVDTWFSGFNSQVITTVWVGFDDAGKRLGRVSYNNNLSRNQFAGGESGARTAQPAWLDYMREALRGMPSAPIEQPEGLVSVRIDRKSGLLTKKTDNSSRFEYFIKGTAPTQYTQQEVQNLFDPYTTTTDSGKTAEELF from the coding sequence GTGGCTTTTATAAAAAACTTTTTACGTTTTATTATCATATGTACCATTCTTGGTACTTTTGCAGTAGTTATCCTTTACTTTTACGTAAAGCCCGAACTACCCAGTGTTGCCGTTTTAAAAGACGTGCAACTTCAAACACCTATGCAAGTATTCACCAAAGATGGCCAATTAATCAACCAATTTGGTGAAAAAAAACGTATTCCGGTTACGATAGATCAAATTCCGCAAGATTTTTTAAACGCTATACTCGCGACTGAAGATAATCGTTTCTACGATCACCCCGGCATCGACCCGATAGGCATTGTCCGCTCTGCAATCGTACTAATAACAACAGGCGAAAAGAAACAAGGTGCCAGTACCATTACCATGCAAACGGCGCGTAACTTCTTTTTAACGCGCGAAAAAGCATACATGCGAAAAATAAAAGAAATTTTTATTGCGTTGCATATTGAGAGCCTAATGACAAAAGATGAAATATTGGCACTTTATCTCAATAAAATAGAGCTTGGTCATCGTGCATTTGGTGTTGGCGCAGCAGCGCAGGTTTACTACGGCAAAGATTTAGATCAACTTAATTTGCCACAGCTTGCGATGATTGCTGGTTTACCAAAAGCCCCTTCATCATTAAACCCTATTAGTAATCCAACTCGAGCAAAACACCGCCGCAACGTTGTTCTTTCACGTATGCTAGTTGAAGGATACATTTCACAAGCACAATTTGATGAAGCAAGTAAAGCACCAATAACAGCGAAAAAACACGGTGCAGAAATCGAGTTTTCTTCACCTTATATTTCAGAAATGATTCGAGCAGACATGGTTGCACGCTTCGGATTAGACGGCGCGTATAACAACGGCTATAAAGTTTACGCAACCATCACAGCTAAAAACCAAGCTGCTGCGCAAAAAGCGTTAATGGATAATATTCATAACTATGACCATCGTCATGGTTTTAGAGGAGTTAACATTTATTTATGGAACTCCGAAACGGATACGGCTTGGCAACGTAATGAAATCCTCTCTTATCTCGAATCTGTAAATGAAATCGGTTATTTAAAAGCAGCCGTTATCGAGCAAATTGATGAGCAAAATGCTTATGCAGTACTTAAAAACGGCAATTCAATCACAATTCCATGGGACGGATTAAAGTGGGCTCGTCCATACATTTCGCATTCACGCCAAGGAAAGCCGCCTGAAACAACCTCAGATATACTCTATCCTGGGGCGTTCGTTTGGCTACAGCAAAATGAAGATGGTCAATATAAACTATCTCAAATGCCTGACGTGAGCAGCGCAATAGTGTCTCTTAATCCTCAAACCGGTGCAATTGAGTCACTTGTTGGTGGATATAGCTTCGAGTTATCGCAATACAACCGCGCAACCCAAGCAAAACGTCAAGTAGGTTCAAACATTAAGCCATTCCTTTATTCCGCTGCAATTGAGCATGGCTATTCGTTAGGCTCAATAATTAACGATGCCCCAATAAATAGCTGGAACTCTGCACAGCGTATCGCTTGGCGCCCAGAAAATAGCCCAGCTAATTACGATGGCCCAATTCGTGTGCGTCGCGCATTGGCACAGTCTAAAAACGTGGTTGCAGTTCGCCTGTTACGAGGCATAGGCGCACGCGAAACAGTAGACCATTTACTTAAATTTGGCTTTTCACCTGAAGACATTAAACCACATGAGGCACTTTCCCTCGGTGCTGCTTCGTTAACGCCTTTAGAAGTGGCGCGTGGTATGGCAACGTTTGCCAATGGCGGACATTTAATTGAGCCATATTTTATTGACCGTATTGAAGATGCCGAAGGCAACATCGTATATAAATCTCAACCGTTAGTTGTTTGCAATCAATGTAGTGCTGAAGAAGTGCGTGATAGCTTTCATTACGCGCCTCGCGTAATTAGCGAACAAAATGCCTTTTTAATTGCCGACGCGATGAACACTGCAATCTATGGAGAACCAGGCTGGCTTGGTACAGGCTGGCGTGCAAAAGATTTAAAACGTAATGACTTATCAGGCAAAACCGGTACTACAAACGATATTGTAGATACTTGGTTCTCAGGTTTTAACAGCCAAGTGATTACCACTGTATGGGTCGGCTTTGATGATGCCGGCAAGCGTTTAGGTAGAGTAAGCTACAATAATAATTTAAGTCGCAATCAATTTGCTGGCGGTGAATCTGGTGCACGAACGGCGCAGCCTGCATGGCTTGATTATATGCGTGAAGCTCTGAGAGGTATGCCTAGCGCACCTATTGAACAACCAGAAGGGCTCGTCTCAGTAAGAATCGACCGTAAATCAGGGTTACTAACTAAAAAAACCGATAACTCGTCACGATTTGAGTATTTTATAAAGGGCACAGCACCAACGCAGTATACTCAACAAGAAGTGCAGAATTTATTTGACCCTTACACAACAACGACTGATTCAGGCAAAACAGCTGAAGAGCTATTTTAA